A stretch of Brevundimonas naejangsanensis DNA encodes these proteins:
- a CDS encoding 5-formyltetrahydrofolate cyclo-ligase → MTPKHQLRAAMRALRKRLAEVDAEAAERAAGHAEALPSGGTVALYRAMGSELDTDALANVLHQAGRRLCLPVVLERDAAMVFRAWTPGEPLELDAAGCPAPLPLSERVTPDLILTPLLAFDLHGGRLGQGGGYYDRTFAALPETRRIGFAYAGQQVEPLDLEPHDMRLHGVLTETGYRAFA, encoded by the coding sequence ATGACCCCCAAGCACCAACTCCGCGCCGCCATGCGCGCCCTGCGCAAGCGCCTGGCCGAGGTCGACGCCGAGGCCGCCGAGCGGGCGGCGGGCCACGCCGAGGCCTTGCCGTCGGGTGGAACCGTCGCCCTCTATCGCGCCATGGGTTCCGAGCTGGACACCGACGCCCTAGCCAACGTCCTGCATCAGGCGGGCCGTCGGCTGTGCCTGCCGGTGGTGCTGGAGCGCGACGCCGCCATGGTCTTTCGCGCCTGGACGCCCGGCGAGCCGCTGGAGCTGGACGCCGCCGGATGCCCCGCGCCCCTGCCGCTCAGCGAGCGCGTCACGCCCGACCTGATCCTGACGCCCCTGCTGGCCTTCGATCTTCACGGCGGGCGGCTGGGGCAGGGCGGGGGCTATTACGACCGGACCTTCGCGGCCCTGCCGGAGACCAGGCGCATCGGTTTCGCCTATGCGGGACAGCAGGTCGAGCCGCTTGATCTGGAACCGCATGACATGCGTCTGCATGGCGTTCTGACCGAGACCGGCTATAGAGCCTTCGCATGA